The sequence CACACTTGCAAACATGCAATActgttttataacaataaatggaAAATATGGATGTTTTGCAATAGTTCTAAGAATGAAAGACTTCAATGTTTGCCTAAAACCAACCTGTCAGCTGTTTATAGATCTGTACATAAGCCTGTCGGGGCTCAGCTATTCGCATTCCATTAACCTCTACGAGCTGAAACTCGGGTAGATCTActtcctctttcagaatctttaaaGCTGTGTTAACGGTAGCCGTCTTACCGGTTCCCGGCACTCCCGATATGTACATGCATCTAAAGAATTGATTGAACAATcaaataatgatatatttatatcatagcttaaatttattacatgatTTAAACAgcttatgaaaaatataactCACCCACtcaaattatttagtaattttgATCTTACAAAAGCTAGTATTTCATCCAGCTGAACTTCTCTTCCCGGTAGAGAACTATTGTCCTTTGTGAAATCTGGAACATATAGAAAAGTTGGTGATCAGTCTTTgccaaaaactaaactaaacaaaCTTCGCCTAAAACATCTAAGCCGTCAAggttaggttttaataattaccatCAATGTTTCCAACAGAATGAGCCCTTGAATGGAGTGTGGGAGTCAATTCACTAGTTAAAATTCTTCTAACAGTTTTTGGAGTTTTTGCCAGTGAAGTTCTAGGAGTTTTGGATACTCTCGGTGTCCTTGAAGATCTCGGAGTTCTTGGGGTCATTGAAAAGTCATCACTCGTGTCTAACACCTTACGACTCCTTTGAGGAGTTTTTTTTACAGGGGATACTTCAGATTCACAATATGATACAGGGTTTTTAGTCTTTCTACCAGATCGAGTTGCATAACATTTTTCTTCttcaaaaatcaaatttttcttAGGTGTCAAATGTATTGTATTTCTTGATGGAGACTGTTGTATAGGAATTTTTCGTTTAGGTGTTGTTGGTATATGTTTTCTAATTATTAGTGTTGGAAGTTCTCCATCagagttttcttttaatttcagtAACTGAATTTCCTCAATCTCGCTATAATTTTGTGAAACATTTATAGTTTTCTCAATGGCAGGAGAGTAACTTTCTGAAGTTTTACAAGGttctttatcatttttatcAGATAATATAGCTCTTTTAAGCAACAGTTTTGTGCCATCATTTTTACTTATACTCCAATTTCTTTCTGAAATAGTTGCTCTACtcatcttttttattaagCTGTTGGGCGTTTTAGGTGTTGTACTTTTCTTAGGAGTCACTAAAAGTTCTAAAGCATGTCTTTCTTCTTCTAATACTGGTTCTAATCTAACTTTTCTCTTAGTGATTGGTATAAGCCTATATCTGCAAATGTAATGAAAAGGTTTTCTGGAACTTATTTGATTGTCACTGGTAAAAGTAGTGTTGATGTGGCATTCCTTAAAGAATGTTTCTATAGACACATCTGTGTCAAAAGGACGGTGATCCTCCAcaacctaaaaatattatagcaTTCAGTTTatgagtattattttattatttcaaaatgcactcacaattaaattttaacataatacataagatattaataataagaaagtataaattaatattgacaCATATTTACCTCTTTTTCAGAAAAGTCCATAGATACTTGACTATTCAAACAACCTTTAGGCAAATCACTAGGTTTTGAATACCACTGAACTTTTGCTCTAAATGgatcatttttattgtatttatcttCATATAATGCAAGTATTTTAGCTGCATCACAGCCTTCTTCAGTATCAGGTTCTGCAGAATCAGCATTTGACACTAATACATAGTCGCCTACTTCAGcaattatttctttgaattgaaattttctgcaaatagacaaaattataattatgctcagcttaaatttattaatcaacGTTTAGCTGTCCCTCACTAGAAACACTCATATGTTCTGATCAGACCATTATACTAGTTTTCTTAACGTTAAAGTAGGCATCTTTTGAataccataaataataaacatttatactGCTTACTTGTAATAATGAAATGTGGTTGAGAAATTATATTGGTTGGATATTTCTTCACTTAACCAAGTTACGGACTTTGTAGTATCTCGTCCTTTAGGCATAGTGCTTCTGTATTTGTCGTTACAATAAACTATACTTATTATGATCGGCTGGATAAGTCTACCTAAGCCTgaaaattattagtttatctGATGAGCgaatattgttaattgttttctttttttttctttcttggCCTGCAGTGAGCCTGCACattgttaattgttataaatattttgaattttcattTTGACTTTTTGTCATTTTTCGCGCCTAAAAACCTTATTTGCATCACAGACCACAGTTATTGTCGTATGATGTTTGACAACTgacaaaactaaacaaaacgACCATTCTATTAATTCTGTTTAtagtgattttatttttattattgtttttcatgATTCTTTCAGTTTTCTACCCAGTgtttatataagtaatatattagtataacttctttttaCGTCGACTTTAATTACTTCTAATAAATGATTTCAGTCAATGGTATGTCATTGTCATATAACTCGAAGTTGGAACGTCAGAAGCACGTTGTAAGCTCGTGTCAAATACTTATGGTTGAAAATTAGATTCATtagaatttagaaataaaaatattacctaaAATTCACATTGCAGGATATTACGtggaaaataaaagaaaaccatgaaatataaaataaaaaaaccttcAAAACAGACATTATCCGATAAAATAGCAGATTCCTTAACTTTAAAACCACGAGCGGATATTGAAGATGATCACATATTCGGATCGAAACCTAATACGGTTTCACGTGTTGATTATAATTCTTCAGACGAAGATGACGCTACTATTAGTGACTTTAGGAAGCAAAACATTAACTTACTTAGcgatataagtaaaaaatatgaaggtgAAGTGGTGTCAAAGAAGGATAGTGAAGATGAAGCGGAAGACTCTGTGGAAGATAGTGAAAACGACATCCATGGAAGTAATGAGCACAGTAAACAGCCGTCAGATGAAGGAGATGAAAGTGATGATTACAGCATAACAAAGTTTCAAAAACAACTGCAAAGTGATTCCGATGCAGAACCTTCTAATAGTGGGACTGATGACGGTTCTGATAATGACGATGATGGAGGAGAAGGATATGATATAAGTCAACTTGAAGAGCCCATGAAAGAAAGTTTTGAGCACATTAAAAAACAGGATGTTTCAGAGGAAGCAAAGAAAGGCATATGTGTAAGGAACCAATTATTGTTATGGGAAGGACTTTTGGAAATGAGGATACATCTACAACGATGCATAAATACTGCTAATATGATGCCAATGAATGATATATATGAAAAGATGaagaataaaaatgattttgttgAGGAGAGCAATGCAACAATTAGAAACGTTTCAAC is a genomic window of Pieris napi chromosome 2, ilPieNapi1.2, whole genome shotgun sequence containing:
- the LOC125057081 gene encoding origin recognition complex subunit 1; this encodes MPKGRDTTKSVTWLSEEISNQYNFSTTFHYYKKFQFKEIIAEVGDYVLVSNADSAEPDTEEGCDAAKILALYEDKYNKNDPFRAKVQWYSKPSDLPKGCLNSQVSMDFSEKEVVEDHRPFDTDVSIETFFKECHINTTFTSDNQISSRKPFHYICRYRLIPITKRKVRLEPVLEEERHALELLVTPKKSTTPKTPNSLIKKMSRATISERNWSISKNDGTKLLLKRAILSDKNDKEPCKTSESYSPAIEKTINVSQNYSEIEEIQLLKLKENSDGELPTLIIRKHIPTTPKRKIPIQQSPSRNTIHLTPKKNLIFEEEKCYATRSGRKTKNPVSYCESEVSPVKKTPQRSRKVLDTSDDFSMTPRTPRSSRTPRVSKTPRTSLAKTPKTVRRILTSELTPTLHSRAHSVGNIDDFTKDNSSLPGREVQLDEILAFVRSKLLNNLSGCMYISGVPGTGKTATVNTALKILKEEVDLPEFQLVEVNGMRIAEPRQAYVQIYKQLTGKSVVWEQACALLEKRFTNSGPRRVPTVLLVDELDALCNRRQDVLYSIMEWAAHNTAQLTVLAVANTMDLPERALAARVASRLGLTRLPFPPYTHTQLQCIVATKLAGANVTPDAVQLIARKVAAVSGDARRAIALCTRALELAEGQAGLPEVQKALNEAASSATVRAIGFCSQAEKLMLRAVAAEVERTGSDETTLSKALATAAAIVALDGRPYRCATSIRAPTPAQAQAICARLAALKLLLLEPKPSEPRLLLNISTSDVYYATKCNIRMDA